GTCAAACATCACTCGATATGATCAAATTCGAAGCAGACTTAATGGATGTTCGCCAAAACATTGCCGATCAATGCTTTCATGAAGGCGGTGTCGATCATGAATGAGAAGCCTGGTTACTATGCAATCATCCCAGCAGGTGTGCGCTATGACAAACAGCTGCCACAAGGAGCCAAGCTCTTGTATGGCGAGATCACGGCACTCACCAATAAGAACGGTTACTGCTGGGCATCGAATGACTATTTCGCAAAGCTCTATTCGGTTAGCATCGGCACTATCAAAAGTTGGCTAAAGTGTCTCGAAGACAATTCATATATCCGCAGAGTCATCAAATATAAAAGTGGAAGTAAGGAGGTTGAACAAAGATTTATTAGTTTAGCCCCTCGGTCAGAAAACTTACCCCCCTCGGTCAGAAAATTGACCCACCCCCGGTCAGAAAACTGTCCAGAAAATAATACAAGTATTAATAATACAACAACATTAGGGGAACCGGAGCTCATTAATTTTTGGGAGAAAAACGGTTTTGGTTTTATCAGCCCAAAGAACCGTGAAGACCTCATGTACTGGGTAGATGATTTCAAGAAGATTGGCTCAACTGACGAGCAGGCAGTTCAGGTAGTCAAACAGGCCATGAGCAACGCAATTGACAATAACGTGCGTCGTTATAGCTATGTCAATGCCATTTTAAAAAATTGGGAATCCTTAAGGCTTACTAGTTTAGAGGCAGTGACGGCCTATGAAGCCCAACGAACACAACGCCAAAAGTCAAAATCAACTTCACGGCAAGCATCTACAGACGTTTATCAAAACCAAGGGGATGTCCAAGATGAAGACTTACCTTGGTAGAGAAGAGGCGTGTGATGAGCAATCTTGAAACTAATCAAGGACGTTTAGCAGCGATCGAAACATTTGCTGAACGTTGTCCCGATTGTGGCAGCCTCTTGTATCGCCCGAAGGGATTGAGCAAAGTAACCGGTAAAAAAATGGCCGGAGTGTGCATGAATTGTGGCTATAAACAGCCACCCACGGAGCCTAAAAACGTCACGCCAGATATGGAAAAAGAGGCCCGCAAGAACCGCACCGTTGGATACTACCTAGCTTATTCGGTATTTAGTACAGACGCGATTATTGCAAAGGATTTCAACAACTTCCATACAGATGGCAGCCTTGGACAGCAGCAGTTGAAACTCTTCGCTGTCGGTTTGTCTAACAAAATATGCCGTAACGAGGTTGTACACGCATTGATTATCGGTGACACAGGAGTTGGCAAGTCACATATTGCTAACGGCATATTAATTGATACTCAGGCCAAGACCGGTTATCGCAAAACATGCCTTTTTATTGACTGGAACGCTTTAATGCAGAGACTCAAGTCTGGCATGAGTGCTAATGCACAAGATGTGCGAATGAAGAACGAGAAAATTATGCATGAGATTGGCAAGGCTGATGTGGTTGTGATCGATGATCTAGGCTCCGAGCGTGGTAGTGATTTTGAACGCCAGACGGCTGATGATGTTTTCAGAATGCGGGAAGACAAAGCAACTATCGTGACAACCAATTTGCACGGACAAGATCTGAATAAGAGGTACGGCGAGCGAACTATGTCCCGTATGGCCAAGCACGGCCAAGGAAATAGCTTTGGCGTTAAAGGAATCCTAGATCAGCGAAAAGAGGCGTTGCCTTGATGAAAGAATACGTGATTATGGACACGGAGTTTAACTCAACCAGTAATCGAGCAATTCAAATATCAGCAGTCAGAATTCGAGACGGTCTGCACATTGCAGATCAGTTCAACCGATTCATTCCATCACCAGATAAATTTGATCAGCTTCACATCATTAGGACAAGTAACATGCGATACAGCGACTATTTAGCTTTACCAAGCCTGCAGCAAACAGTGCGTGACTACGTGGCCTGGATGAGAACTACGATTGACATTGTGGGCTGGTCGATTGAAGGCGATGCGGGCCGCATCAGAGAAACATTTAAAAAGGGGTCACATGGCATCCCCAAGAACTGGAAGTTTATCGACATCGCAGACATCGTTGAAAAGCGGTATAGCTTTAATGCTACGCCTCCGCTGCAAGGACTGGCGAATGTTCTAGGCATACCAGTAAACCGTACTCACAACGCGCTAGATGACTGTTTAAGGACATTTGGAGTTATCAAGGCATTGGAGTCACGAGACGGAAAGCTATTTTGAGGAGAACAAGCTTGAATTTAGCAAAGAAAAAGTAGGAGGAAATACTATGGATAAATTAAATTTGAATCTGAACGAACTGGCTGATGGGGCCATTAAAGAAAAGTTGACAAAGGCATTGGCCCAGGTTACCAATAACATTCTTGATCCTAATACTGATCAGAGCAAAGCACGAAAAGTTACCATTGCGCTTAACTTTAAGCCTGACGATAGCGGAGTCGTTAAGCTTACAACCGATGTCAAAACAACGCTAGTACCAGACATCAGTGTCACCACCAATGTATTGCTTGGACGTGGCGAGGACGGATATATGGAAATGAACGAGTTAAAGTCAGGTACACGAGGGCAGGAATACTTCGACCCAGATGATAGTACGCTAAAAGACGACAAAGGTATCCCAATTAAAGACGATAAGGTAACAGACGCACCGATTGATTTCCGAAAAATCAAGAACGCCAAGGAGGCCAACTAATATGACAACAGAAGCAGATGCACTTAAATTCACAGCAGAACAGGCAGTTACTGCAAATGGTAAACGAATTATCGAAACAAAAAATCGTCAATTTTTGATTAATGGTAACGGTGATATAAGGGAATTTAGACCAAATGATGGAGCAAACGAAGCGTTACAAGTTCACACATTGACTGCAGTTGTCGATTATATCGGGAAGGTCAGCGAACGTTCTGCCAGTCCCTTAATTGTGCAAGTAGTCGATGAGAACAGCGTATTCGTATTAGGAGAGCTCGATGATTTTGGCAACCGGGAAGTCTTGATCAAGGCCAAGGCAATGCATCCCTGCTACCCATACGGTCAATGGCTGGATTCGGAATCATTCATCATCGCACTGCAGGCACAGTTCATGACCACTGAGGATGGCAAAGTGTTGCTTAAATTTGTTGGTAATCTTAAAGACGAATCTGCACAGACGATGGTTGATGACGGTGTAAGCCAAGTTGCAACCGCACGCAGTGGTGTGGCATCCGTTGGCAAGGTGGTGTCCCGAATCCAATCTCACTACGGCCATATCGTACATTTCTGGAAGTTGAGCAACAGGAAAGTGATTTTGTCTTTCGGATGCATGAAGGTCCAAAATTGGCGCTCTTTAGTGCTGACGGTGATGCGTGGCGGAACACAGCAATTGATCTTGTTGCCGAATACCTTAGTGAGAAGCTTGTAAAATTTAGCAAGCACGTGACAGTACTTGCGTAAGGAGACATAACATGGCTAATAAAGTGGAAAGGGAGTCGAATTCGACCCCCTTAACCAAGAAACAGAAAAGCTGTCAGTATTGCCAAGAGCCGCATAAACCTATTGAAGCAGAAGATGGTAGTTTTCTGCGAATAGGTATGTCTGGTGGGAACTGTTGGGACGGAGTTCATCCTGAAAAAATAAATGATGCGGCAATACACACCTGCACCGCAGTCGGATTTGATAATGCTGAGGTTGATGAACCGATTGCAATCAATTATTGTCCGATGTGCGGACGTAGGCTGGAAGCAAAGCAATGATTGCCGTCATCTTGCTCATCGCAGTTGCTTCAATATGGGCGTGGGCTAACTGGGAAAGAGGAAAATGAAATGAATTCGTTATTAATAAAGCTACTTATTTGCGCGGTTATTACTGTAGTCATATGTGCATACTTCTTTTGGCTGCTTTTTGATCATTTTGTTAGCAATAGGCGCAGCAAGACGGTTCAAATTGGCAGCACGGTCTTCATCGTCAGAATTGGCAAAAAGCAATATGTATCTTACTTCAGCAAATGTAGCAAGGAATTTAATACATCAATCGAAATTGATTCATCTAAACTATTTGTGCTAAGGCATGACGCTGAAGCTGCTGCAGAAGTTTCTGGCGGGATTGTATTAACCTTGCCAATCAACATTGACGATCCAAACGAACTTAAATATTAGCAGGAATAATCCTGATTCAATGTAAATAAAAAGCGCGCCTGATGAGGGACGCGCTGGAGGCCAGACGTACGATTGAGAGTAAATGAAATCAAAGATTAGGAGTTGGCCTCCAATGACAGTATAGCAAACGCACATGTTGAAAGTACATTTAAAAGCATCAAAAAAGCGCGCCGGGTGTTGACGCGCTCTGGAGGCCAAACGTACACGTGATTGATAGCAAATGGAATCATTTAAAAGGAGTTGGCCTCCGTATGCAGTATACCAAAAAGCGCGTCACATAAGCAACGCGCGGGAGGTGCTTGAATCAGATTGTTCCCCCAACTTATAAGGTTAACACGCATAAGAAAGCATCTCCAAAGGTAGTATAGCAAAAGTCGCCCTGGATTAACAGGACGACTCAGTCTAACAAATCGAATTATTTGAACAGCAGGTATATCACAAAAAACAAAAGCGCACCACGAAGGCACGCTTATCCTACAAACCCAACCAAATCATACCATAAGGAGTGGACGCAGTGGTGCGAGCAACGAGATATTTTAGCCCAATTGATCATGATAAAACAATTGAAAACGCCAAAGAGGTCTTGGGGAACTACTGGCATCACAAGCGGCTCGCTCAACGCACCAAAATAGCGCTCAGAAGTCCCGTGATGGACGGCATGCCTAAGTCACCTAGCTATGGAAATAAAGCCGAGGACAAGCTCGTATCGCACGCTGACGAGCTGTACTATATAGCGTGCTGTGAAGGCGCTATTGAATCTATAGAGAATGAAGACTACCGGATCATTTTAGTTGAGAGCTATCTGACTCCAAAGACGACACGTAAATCCAGCCTTCAGTTAGCCGCTCACTTGCATGTTGACCGAACGACCCTTTGGCGACAAACACAAGAAGCTCTCTATGCTTTTGCTGAAATATGTCCGCTAGTGAAACTAGATGCAACATCCGTGCAACAATGATGCAACAAAAAACACGCTTTTCTGCCTTATTATGTTATTGTGCCAAAGGTGAGAAACCTGAGACACCGCGTTTTTCCTCCGAGCCTCAGTGATGATAAAGCTGTGGCAAGGCGTGGCAAATGGACTGGCTGAGATAGTCAGGCGGTTTCGATTCCCGCATGCCACATTGCCAAACTAAGAGCCTGTTTAGTGTCTTTACGGAATAGCTAAATTTCAGGTATGCTTTGCACAAAAACTGGAGCTAACTATGCGAACTTTTACCCATCGATATGGTAGCGATATTACGCGTGACCAATTTAACCTCATTCGAGCTGATCTTGAAGATGCACGGAAACATACTGCACCAAGACAAATTGATTTGTACGATGTCTTTTGTGCAATGCTGTATACCATGAAAAATGGGTGTACTTGGCGTGATCTCCCGAGTGATTTTCCAAAGTGGCAAACTGTTTATTATTACTGGGTGCTTTGGACAAAACAAGAGAACCCAATCGAGATGGCCCTATTAACCAGGGTTTTAAAAAAACTGTCGCTTTCCTACGATTTAGCCAAGGCCGGTCAACTAGAACTTCGTTCCTGATACTGGATGCTCAAAGTGTTAAAAACACGGACACAGCAGAGAATTCAGGTTATGATGGCGGCAAAAAGATTAAAGGTATCAAACGGACATTAGCTGTTGATAATCAAGGATTGCCCCAAGGAATTCACGTCACCACTGGTGACGTATCTGATCGTGACGCTGCTAGTTCGCTATTGATGTTACATGCAGATCAATTTGACCTTGTCCAGCGAATCATGGTTGACGGCGGCTATACGGGAGATAAGTTTGCCAGCTTAGTTGGCAATAGCATCGGTGCAGATGTCATCATTGCCAAGCAAAGTGATTTAAAGCATGGCCATGTAACCCCACAACGTTGGGTGATTGAGCGAAGCTTTGGCTGGCTAGAAAAATGCCGTCGCCTCTGGAAAAACTGCGAACGCAAGCTTCACACTAGTACAATGATGATAACGTTAGCCTTTCTTCGCTTCATGCTCAAAAGACACTAAACAGGCTCTAAGGCGTAAAATCTGAACTTTGGCAACCCGACCTGATAAAGAAGTGCCGCTTAAAATATCAGGAGGTGCGTTAAAAGACTAATGCTAGGATACCCAAATGTGTGATATGGCATTTGTCGTCTATGTCTAGCGGCTTGGCATAGAACGAGGCCGAAGAAACGAGATGTTGTGGGACCAAATCCCACCGGCCTCATTGTCCAGTTTAGCGACCGGACACAGCTTGCGATGACCCCATCTGACACTGGGAGAGCGAGCAGCAGACATATGAAGCACAGATATCACCACAATGTAGTATTCCAGTTCACGCTGGGGTACTATTTTTTTGAGGTGATTAGAAATGAGCTTTATTTCTGGATTTTTGACTAAAGACTTTTGCTCAATTGTGGCAGATGGAAGAATGTCTCAAGGAGCAAAAACGGTTGGGGAAAACTATAAAAAATTTATGTTAGCCGAATCAAACATTTTGATTGCAACTACAGGAAACGCTCAAGTTGCTGACATAATAAAGGACTTCATAAAGCGATTACATGTTCAAAGCAACGGAGCTCAGTTAAACTGGCAACTTTACGTAAATGTGATCCAACAGTTTGTTAAGGAAACGTTAAAGGAGGCAAAAGACATAGATGGAAATTGCGTAAATCAAATTGTTGTTATTTGCGGAGTTAATGGTAACAAAATCATGGCTTTGGCATTTGGACAAACTGACGCAGGTTATATTCAACGTGAGTACTTGCCTGAGGAAAATGAGCAAAAGTTCTTTACTATGACTCCTCCAGGTGTGAATCCAGATGCCGTCACTAAGGAGTTCATCTCGATTACCAACAAAATCGAGATTAGAACATATAGTGACATAGTTATAGTTCAAAGCAAATTGCAAGATTATGTGGCAGAAATCGATTCGGGAAAATCAGTTAATACACATAAGATGGGGGCGAGGATAGACGGAATCAACGGAAGATTTAAAGAATGGTCCTCTGGTAATTAAACTACCCGAGTTTTTAGACTCGGCCGGGGATCAATGCCCAGAGATTTCGGGTGGGAAAGTTGATATTATTTGGCTTTGACGCTTCGGCGTCTTTTTATTTACACGAGCACTCCGCCAAACGGTGAGGTGCTATTTTTATGCGACGGATTTACAATTCAAGTGCAACAAACTAGTCAAATAGAAAAGACTGGCAAGAATGTCAATGGTCCGGACAAAAATTGTACGGTTCTGCCGAATGCGTATGGTTGTCACTTAAATTCACGCATTATCAGATCTTTTATCAGCGTTTAATCTTGTTTAACGTGCCATAGGTACGACAAACAAGCCCTGACATCTGGTGCTTTCCCCAGGGCTGTGCGCCTATTGAACGGTTACTTATGCAGCTGCTGACTTTCTTTTGCAAGCACCGCGACCGTTGGTCTCGCGATCATGATTGTAGAAGGTGTTGTAACGAGCAATGGATTCAGTGACGTCTAAAATTGATTCATAGTTGATCTGCTCCAACCGGACCCATTCTCGTTTCAATAGCGAATGGTAGGCCTCAATCCGCCCGTTATCAGCCGGTTTGCCTTTGCGCGAATATGAGTGACGCAGGTGCGCATCTGTCAATGTTGTCTCAAACAAACGACTGGTATATTGACTACCCATATCGCTATGAACCATCTTAAAAGTATAACCTTGGTGAATTAACGCTTGAATCGGTGCGACCGCGAGGTCTTGTGTCATCTGTTGACCCACTTGCCAAGCTAAGACTTTTCTCGCTTTTGGATCATACGCTGTTGCAAGGTAAACCCAGTTTTGGTTGATCAGTTGAATATAGGTGATATCGGTGGTCACGACCTCAGACAAGTCAGCTAGGTGTCGCATTAAATTAGGTTTTTGGGGCATGTCAGTGGTTGTGGTAGGCTTTTTAGAGCGTTTACGATACATTGTCGATTGAATCCCCAATTCACGCATGACTTTCCAAATCGTGCGGTCACTTAAGCGGCATTTAAGTAATTTACGAATACGTTTAGCAATCCGCACGTATCCGTAAAACTTTCGACGTTGCCAAAGAACCTGAACCAGCTCTTTAAGCTTAATTCGGCGGCGATTTCGTGACTTAGGATGCCACCTTAACCAGTCATAGTAGGTACTCGAAGGGATCCGTAACGCTCGGAGAATAACTGTGATGCGGTGCCCCCGGCTCAATTGATCTTGAATCATAAAAAGAGCGGCCTTTCGGCCGCTATGAATCAACGCTTTGCCAGCAACACCGCCGCTCGTTTTAAAATATCGAGTTCTTCCCTCAAACGGCGATTTTCTTTTTGAAGTTGCTTGAACTGTTCGTTGGTCACAGCAGTACCTTGATGATCAATGGCAATGACAGTGGCCGCCTGAACCCATTTGCGAATAGTGTCTAAGGAAGGACCGTATTCTTCATGTAGTTCTTTGAATGAGTGTCCTTTTTCATGAAGATCAATCAAGGTTTGCTTAAATTCGGGGGTGTAGCGAATAGCTGTATTGGTCATAAAATATTCCTCATCTGTCAATTATCGCACAAACTATTTTTGTCCGTAATTACAGCATAGGAGCCCATATCAACGCTATTTTGAGCAGCATACAGCGATGCCAACGATGGTTGATCTATCAAATACCCTTAAACAACAGCCCGAAGAAGAGG
This genomic window from Lacticaseibacillus paracasei subsp. paracasei contains:
- a CDS encoding DnaD domain protein, with product MNEKPGYYAIIPAGVRYDKQLPQGAKLLYGEITALTNKNGYCWASNDYFAKLYSVSIGTIKSWLKCLEDNSYIRRVIKYKSGSKEVEQRFISLAPRSENLPPSVRKLTHPRSENCPENNTSINNTTTLGEPELINFWEKNGFGFISPKNREDLMYWVDDFKKIGSTDEQAVQVVKQAMSNAIDNNVRRYSYVNAILKNWESLRLTSLEAVTAYEAQRTQRQKSKSTSRQASTDVYQNQGDVQDEDLPW
- a CDS encoding ATP-binding protein encodes the protein MSNLETNQGRLAAIETFAERCPDCGSLLYRPKGLSKVTGKKMAGVCMNCGYKQPPTEPKNVTPDMEKEARKNRTVGYYLAYSVFSTDAIIAKDFNNFHTDGSLGQQQLKLFAVGLSNKICRNEVVHALIIGDTGVGKSHIANGILIDTQAKTGYRKTCLFIDWNALMQRLKSGMSANAQDVRMKNEKIMHEIGKADVVVIDDLGSERGSDFERQTADDVFRMREDKATIVTTNLHGQDLNKRYGERTMSRMAKHGQGNSFGVKGILDQRKEALP
- a CDS encoding 3'-5' exonuclease is translated as MKEYVIMDTEFNSTSNRAIQISAVRIRDGLHIADQFNRFIPSPDKFDQLHIIRTSNMRYSDYLALPSLQQTVRDYVAWMRTTIDIVGWSIEGDAGRIRETFKKGSHGIPKNWKFIDIADIVEKRYSFNATPPLQGLANVLGIPVNRTHNALDDCLRTFGVIKALESRDGKLF
- a CDS encoding ArpU family phage packaging/lysis transcriptional regulator; its protein translation is MVRATRYFSPIDHDKTIENAKEVLGNYWHHKRLAQRTKIALRSPVMDGMPKSPSYGNKAEDKLVSHADELYYIACCEGAIESIENEDYRIILVESYLTPKTTRKSSLQLAAHLHVDRTTLWRQTQEALYAFAEICPLVKLDATSVQQ
- a CDS encoding IS5 family transposase (programmed frameshift); this encodes MRTFTHRYGSDITRDQFNLIRADLEDARKHTAPRQIDLYDVFCAMLYTMKNGCTWRDLPSDFPKWQTVYYYWVLWTKQENPIEMALLTRVLKKPVAFLRFSQGRSTRTSFLILDAQSVKNTDTAENSGYDGGKKIKGIKRTLAVDNQGLPQGIHVTTGDVSDRDAASSLLMLHADQFDLVQRIMVDGGYTGDKFASLVGNSIGADVIIAKQSDLKHGHVTPQRWVIERSFGWLEKCRRLWKNCERKLHTSTMMITLAFLRFMLKRH
- a CDS encoding IS3 family transposase, coding for MIHSGRKAALFMIQDQLSRGHRITVILRALRIPSSTYYDWLRWHPKSRNRRRIKLKELVQVLWQRRKFYGYVRIAKRIRKLLKCRLSDRTIWKVMRELGIQSTMYRKRSKKPTTTTDMPQKPNLMRHLADLSEVVTTDITYIQLINQNWVYLATAYDPKARKVLAWQVGQQMTQDLAVAPIQALIHQGYTFKMVHSDMGSQYTSRLFETTLTDAHLRHSYSRKGKPADNGRIEAYHSLLKREWVRLEQINYESILDVTESIARYNTFYNHDRETNGRGACKRKSAAA
- a CDS encoding transposase, which translates into the protein MTNTAIRYTPEFKQTLIDLHEKGHSFKELHEEYGPSLDTIRKWVQAATVIAIDHQGTAVTNEQFKQLQKENRRLREELDILKRAAVLLAKR